Proteins from a single region of Primulina tabacum isolate GXHZ01 chromosome 5, ASM2559414v2, whole genome shotgun sequence:
- the LOC142544361 gene encoding uncharacterized protein LOC142544361 — protein MAIATIVATTLQELENQNANYPPPPPPPNGIRFRYESLRKNRCPTFSGAADPEVSQSWLKSVETQLRLLEVPEALKVDVTVLFLEDKAGKWWEAISPAMTAAGPMTWQRFREAFLKQYYPAEVRLQKLSEFENFTQTPDMSVVEYTSQFNALGSYAPAIMADEVLKLHRFKKGLNSRIQSALAVCQPANFSDLMGAAIRAETDIQRREKEFKNKKPMNSQSSRSNQTFKKPNQSGRPSKGPSPTSSYQDIKPCPTCHLRHLGKCRRNSGVCFGCGKAGHRIAECPTAANQAAGPNKGTGPNSGANPNKPKESKPNARVFAMTQEEADDANEVVSGTILIQKVPAYALFDCGATHSFVSKRLAKKLGLKPELLANLFE, from the coding sequence CAACACTGCAAGAATTGGAAAACCAGAACGCCAATtatccaccaccacctccaccacctaATGGAATTAGGTTCCGCTATGAATCGCTTCGCAAGAATAGGTGTCCAACCTTCAGTGGAGCTGCAGACCCTGAAGTTAGCCAGAGTTGGCTGAAAAGTGTAGAGACGCAGCTGCGACTATTGGAAGTTCCCGAGGCACTGAAAGTGGACGTAACTGTGCTGTTCCTGGAAGATAAAGCAGGAAAATGGTGGGAAGCAATCTCGCCAGCCATGACAGCTGCAGGACCAATGACTTGGCAGCGATTTCGAGAAGCCTTTCTGAAACAGTATTATCCAGCCGAGGTCAGACTGCAGAAACTGAGTGAGTTTGAAAACTTCACTCAAACTCCGGATATGTCGGTTGTGGAATACACCTCCCAGTTTAATGCCCTTGGATCTTATGCTCCGGCAATCATGGCGGACGAAGTTTTGAAATTGCACCGTTTTAAAAAGGGATTGAACAGCAGGATCCAATCAGCCCTAGCAGTCTGCCAACCCGCGAATTTTTCAGATCTAATGGGTGCAGCTATCCGAGCTGAAACTGACATCCAGCGCAGGGAGAAGGAATTTAAGAACAAAAAGCCCATGAATAGTCAGTCCTCACGTAGCAATCAGACTTTCAAGAAGCCTAACCAGTCCGGTAGACCATCTAAAGGGCCTTCGCCTACCTCAAGCTACCAGGATATTAAGCCTTGCCCAACTTGTCACTTACGACACCTGGGAAAATGCCGAAGAAACAGTGGTGTATGCTTCGGATGTGGGAAAGCGGGACACCGAATTGCCGAATGCCCTACTGCCGCCAACCAAGCCGCCGGGCCCAATAAGGGAACTGGGCCAAATTCAGGAGCTAACCCCAACAAGCCAAAGGAAAGCAAGCCTAACGCCAGGGTCTTTGCTATGACTCAAGAAGAGGCCGACGACGCCAATGAAGTCGTGTCAGGTACCATCCTAATTCAAAAAGTGCCTGCGTATgcgttatttgattgtggtgctacgcattctTTTGTATCTAAGAGATTGGCTAAGAAACTAGGACTTAAGCCTGAATTATTAGCGAACCTTTTCGAATAG